GACAGCGGCCCGCCGACCGCCAGCGCACCTTCGGCTACCGCCGCACCGAGATTCTGGCGGCGGCGCTGAACGCCGGGGCGCTCTTTGCCATCGGGATTTACATTCTGGTCGAGGCCTACCAGCGGTTGCGGGAGCCGGTGGCGGTGCAGACCACGCCGATGCTGATCGTGGCGGTGCTGGGCCTGCTCGTGAACCTGATCAGCGCCCGCATCCTGGCGGGGGGCAGTGAAGGCAGCCTGAACGTGAAGTCCGCGTACCTCGAAGTCCTGGGCGACCTGCTGGGGTCCGTCGCCGTGATCGTCGGGGCGCTCGTGATCCGCTTTACCGGCCTGACCTGGGTGGACCCGGTGCTGGGTGCGCTGATCGGCCTATGGGTGCTGCCGCGCACCTGGACGCTGCTCAAGGCCAGCGTGAACGTGCTGCTCGAAGGCGTGCCGGAGGGCCTCGACCTGGATAACCTACGGGCGGACCTGCGCGCCCTCCCCGGCGTGCAGGAGGTCCACGACCTGCACGTCTGGAGCGTGACCAGCGCCGAACACAACCTCACCGCCCACCTCGTCAGCGCCGAGGCCCCGGCCACCCTGCTGGCCGAGGTGCACGAGATCGCGGAACGCTACGGAATCGAACACGTGACGGTGCAGGTGGAACCGGAGGGCGTCCACGCGGGTCATGAGGGGCATCTGCACCCGTGAGCTTTTGCGTCCTTCTTTTGAGGGACCTAAAAACTGTAGATCATAGACCGTTCTTACTTGCTTTCGGCATACATGCCCAACCTTTGTGTCTTGGCCAATTCAGCCGCGCTTGCCAACTCTCCCTCATACGGACCCTTGCTCTTAATAGGGAGGGCAAGACCTCGCTCTACCAGTATAATATTTATCAAGTTATTACCCAGCCACAAAAATACTTCTTTCTGCCCACCCACCGAATACTCACCCGTCGCTTCTACATTTACGATGGAGGCAGGTGGAACCAACCAGCCTAGCAGGCGGGCCACACTCACTTCCTGACCTGGAGCAATGACAATCCCTGAGAGTTTTATTTCTTCTGGCCCACCATTCATAATGCCTTTAATAATGAGGCCATCAGTCGATTCAGAAACCCGAAATGGGGTGATTTTAGCAGGAACTGTGAGGTGACGCGCCGTAAGCATCTCCCTCACTGTAATTGGGTTGTCAAAGATGCCCGCGCGTGGCTGGAGAGATCGAATATAATCTTGCGCCGCCTGTGCCTCTCGCGGCTTTGACATATCGAAACACACTTGCTGTCGTTGCCCAGCAACCAAGTCCTTATAGAAGCATTGCAACTGCGCTGATGCGGTAGAGGCAATAATGGCGAGGGCCAGCGTAGCCAGTTTCCTCATGACCCCCACCTTAACCACTCTCACTTGCCATAGAGCGCCAATTTGACCACCACCCCCACTTGGGGGCATTGTCCTCTACCCCGCCCCCTCCAGCCGCGCCAGGTCCTCCGGCGTGTCCACATCGGCCAGCAGGGCGGCGGGAAACCGCAGCGTCACGGCCTCTTTCGCGCATTGCCGCAGCAGCGTTCGCGGGCCGTGGTCGGCATCGGGCAATTCGCGCAGGGCGGGGAACAGGTCGGCGCGGAACAGGTGGGGCGGGGCGCGGACAGCCTCTCCCTCTTCCCCATATTCGGCCAGCACCAGGGGCACACCGGAAGCGCGGAAGGCGGCCAGCAGGCGCGCGTGAACCTCGCCGGTCAGCAGCGGCATATCGGCCAGCGCGAAGTGGGCGGCCCCCAGGCCTGCGGGCAGGGCCGAGGCCGCTACCCGGAAGGACCCCGCGAGGCCCCGCGCCGGGTCGGGATTCTCGGCAAAAGTGAAGGGGAGCCCCCGCAGCGCCGCCCGGACCCCCTCTCCCACCTCGCCTGGTGGGACGGCTGCCAGCAGAAGGTCAAAGCCACCTTCCGCCAGCGCGAGAGCGGCGCGACGCACCAGCGGCACCCCGTGCAGGGTGGCGAGCTGCTTGGGCCGCCCCATCCGCGTGCCCCGGCCAGCGGCGAGCAGCACGCCCGCGACCGGGCCGGAGGAAGGTTGGCGCATGGTTGGAGTCTATCCACCCCGGGGCCGCCCCAGGTGGGGCAGAATGGGGAGAGAGGTCCCAGAACCCGGCTTCTCCCCAGGAGGTCCCCATGAAACTGAGTTACAGCGGTCAGGAACAGGTCAAGGCACCCCCGGCGGCGGTCTGGGCTTTCGTGCAGGACCCCGAACGGGTGGCCCGCTGCCTGCCGGACGTGCAGGACGTCGTGGTGCATGACCAGAACCATATGGACGCGACCGTGCAGGTCGGCGTGGGGATGGTGCGCGGCAAATTCAAGTTCCGAATCGAGGTGCAGCCGGACGAGGCGCAAAACCGCGTAAACGTGAAGGTGCAGGGCGGCGGCCTGGGCAGCGTGGTGGACCTGACGGCGGGCGCGAAGGTCATCGACAACGGGGACGGCACCACCACCCTCGACTGGACCGGCGACGCGACCATGCGCGGCCCGGTGGCGACGGTGGGCGGGCGCGTCCTGGACGCCCAGGCACAGAAACTCATCCAGCGGACCTTCCAGAACATGAGCGCGCAGGTGGAGGCCCGCGCGGGAACCCTGGCGTGAGGCCGGGGTGACCCAGCCCCCTCCCCCCTCCGACCTGCGGGCGGCCTTCCGCGCACGGGGGTACGTGGCGGGAGATGCCCTCGTCACGGCCCTGCGGCTGGTGGTGGCGCTGGGCAAACCGCTGCTGCTCGAAGGCCCGGCGGGCGTCGGCAAGACCGAGGCGGCCAAGACGCTGGCAGGCGCCCTGGGCACCCGCCTGATCCGCCTCCAGTGTTACGAGGGGCTGGACGCGCAGGCCGCGCTGTACGAGTGGAACTATGCCCGCCAGCTCCTGCACCTGCGCGCCGCCGAGGTGGGCGGGCGAGCCGTCAGCGACGCCGACCTTTACGGCCCGCAGTTCCTGATGCAGCGTCCCCTCCTGGAAGCGATCCGCCAGGAGGTGCCGCCCGTCCTCCTGATCGACGAGGTGGACCGCGCCGACGACGCTTTCGAGGCCTTTTTGCTCGAACTGCTGGCCGAATGGCAGGTGACGGTGCCGGAACTGGGTACGCTGACCGCCACCGCCCGCCCCCACGTCCTGCTGACCAGCAACCGCGCCCGCGAACTGAGCGACGCGCTGAGGCGCCGCTGCCTCTACCTGTGGGTGGATTACCCCACGCAGGCGCAGGAGCTGGAGATCGTGCGGGCACGCCTCCCCGGCATCCAGGAGACGCTGGCGGCCCAGGTCACGCGGGCGGTTCACGCCCTGCGCGAGCTGCCGCTGGGCAAGCCGCCGGGCGTAGCGGAGACGCTCGACTGGGCCGCCGCGCTGGTCGCCCTGCACCGCGACTGGCTTGATGCGGAGGCGCTGGACCTCACGCTGGGGGCGGTGCTGAAGCTGCACGAGGATCAGCGGCTGGCCCGCCCGACCCTGACCAGGCTCGCCGCCCCGTGACCGTCCCCGCACCCGCCGACCTGAGCGCACGGATGGCGGCCTTTGTCGCGCACCTGCGCGCCTCGCACGGCTTCCGGGTCGGGCCGGGCGAGGCGACGGCGGCTCTGCAAGCCCTGGACGCGGTGGACCTGGGCCAGCCCCGC
The window above is part of the Deinococcus metallilatus genome. Proteins encoded here:
- a CDS encoding AAA family ATPase; protein product: MTQPPPPSDLRAAFRARGYVAGDALVTALRLVVALGKPLLLEGPAGVGKTEAAKTLAGALGTRLIRLQCYEGLDAQAALYEWNYARQLLHLRAAEVGGRAVSDADLYGPQFLMQRPLLEAIRQEVPPVLLIDEVDRADDAFEAFLLELLAEWQVTVPELGTLTATARPHVLLTSNRARELSDALRRRCLYLWVDYPTQAQELEIVRARLPGIQETLAAQVTRAVHALRELPLGKPPGVAETLDWAAALVALHRDWLDAEALDLTLGAVLKLHEDQRLARPTLTRLAAP
- a CDS encoding SRPBCC family protein, with protein sequence MKLSYSGQEQVKAPPAAVWAFVQDPERVARCLPDVQDVVVHDQNHMDATVQVGVGMVRGKFKFRIEVQPDEAQNRVNVKVQGGGLGSVVDLTAGAKVIDNGDGTTTLDWTGDATMRGPVATVGGRVLDAQAQKLIQRTFQNMSAQVEARAGTLA
- a CDS encoding nucleotidyltransferase family protein, which gives rise to MRQPSSGPVAGVLLAAGRGTRMGRPKQLATLHGVPLVRRAALALAEGGFDLLLAAVPPGEVGEGVRAALRGLPFTFAENPDPARGLAGSFRVAASALPAGLGAAHFALADMPLLTGEVHARLLAAFRASGVPLVLAEYGEEGEAVRAPPHLFRADLFPALRELPDADHGPRTLLRQCAKEAVTLRFPAALLADVDTPEDLARLEGAG
- a CDS encoding cation diffusion facilitator family transporter, translated to MSEHGHTHGANANARQLRIALALTGAFLVVEVIYGFLSHSLALLSDAGHMLTDVAALALSLLAIRLGQRPADRQRTFGYRRTEILAAALNAGALFAIGIYILVEAYQRLREPVAVQTTPMLIVAVLGLLVNLISARILAGGSEGSLNVKSAYLEVLGDLLGSVAVIVGALVIRFTGLTWVDPVLGALIGLWVLPRTWTLLKASVNVLLEGVPEGLDLDNLRADLRALPGVQEVHDLHVWSVTSAEHNLTAHLVSAEAPATLLAEVHEIAERYGIEHVTVQVEPEGVHAGHEGHLHP